The following proteins are encoded in a genomic region of Roseofilum casamattae BLCC-M143:
- a CDS encoding putative bifunctional diguanylate cyclase/phosphodiesterase, with translation MLDLEYHIRLLQGVAQATHSLLTVSNREEAIDLALASLGEALSVDRVYLFYNHIDPMAGQLLASQLREWIATTVTLPFNNLELKNLPYSTLLSQWYTPLSEGKIIRRSRKQFVDEEQQLLRDRHVHSVLVLPIFVRENFWGFIEFDDCRINRHWTTDEVGVISTIADGFGSAIAHHQGQTELNKIQTQLEAKIQERTLKLRAAVQQLKAEIQNKEEIANQLRYNAYHHPLTGLPNRILLIQRLQELMIKIQGNLECDRFAILFLDLDRFKLVNDSFGHSLGDMLLIQLAERLKTVTQQQVELAPEHVLIAHLGSDEFAILLSELKDFSQASRLAEAIHHSMLDSFNLEGHEILSTVSIGIAPSSTIYKQPEEILRDADLVMYEAKSKGRARYEIFNLETHQRVMGQLQLETDLRKAVQVLQNLPATSDCPFILYYQPIIDLRTGEIGGFEALIRWKHPDLGMVSPALFIPIAEETGLINPIGQWVLEEACHCLHFWEKHEHYPLTMSVNLSGSQLSRPNLLASIDRILDKAGVLPRHLKLEITESTIINHGELVTSTLQQLKERAIALCMDDFGTGYSSLSYLHRFPFDVLKVDKSFISNMGEEDKKLDIVRTIVNLAHHLKMEAVAEGVETAEQLQILSELGCEWGQGYYFSRPLDRDRASELLRQYPYPWMA, from the coding sequence ATGCTCGACTTGGAATATCATATTCGCCTTCTGCAAGGAGTAGCACAAGCAACTCATTCCTTACTCACTGTCTCCAATCGAGAGGAGGCGATCGATCTAGCTCTCGCGTCTCTAGGCGAAGCGCTTTCTGTCGATCGGGTGTATCTTTTCTACAACCATATCGATCCGATGGCAGGCCAATTGCTAGCGAGTCAACTACGGGAATGGATTGCCACAACAGTTACCCTGCCGTTTAATAACCTGGAGCTGAAAAATTTACCCTATTCGACTCTATTAAGTCAGTGGTATACTCCTTTATCTGAAGGGAAAATAATACGCCGATCCCGGAAACAGTTTGTTGATGAAGAACAGCAATTATTACGCGATCGCCACGTTCATTCCGTACTCGTGTTGCCCATTTTTGTCCGTGAAAATTTTTGGGGATTTATTGAATTTGATGATTGTCGCATTAATCGCCACTGGACAACAGACGAAGTTGGAGTCATCAGTACGATCGCTGATGGATTTGGCTCGGCGATCGCCCATCATCAAGGACAAACGGAACTGAACAAAATTCAAACCCAATTAGAAGCCAAAATTCAGGAACGAACCCTAAAACTCCGAGCGGCAGTACAACAACTTAAAGCCGAAATTCAGAACAAAGAGGAAATTGCAAATCAACTCCGCTACAATGCTTATCATCATCCGCTCACCGGGTTGCCAAACCGGATATTACTCATACAGCGTTTGCAAGAGCTGATGATTAAAATCCAGGGCAACCTGGAATGCGATCGCTTCGCCATACTATTTCTCGATCTCGACCGATTTAAATTGGTGAATGATAGTTTTGGACATTCTCTCGGAGATATGCTCCTGATTCAATTAGCAGAACGTCTCAAAACTGTTACTCAGCAGCAAGTAGAGCTAGCTCCAGAACATGTGTTAATTGCTCATTTGGGCAGTGATGAATTTGCAATTCTCTTAAGTGAGTTAAAAGATTTTTCCCAAGCAAGTAGATTGGCAGAAGCGATTCATCATAGTATGCTCGATAGCTTTAATTTAGAGGGGCATGAAATCTTGAGTACGGTTAGCATTGGCATTGCTCCTAGCTCGACAATCTACAAGCAACCAGAAGAGATTTTACGAGATGCCGACCTGGTTATGTACGAGGCTAAGTCGAAAGGACGCGCTCGATATGAAATCTTTAATCTCGAAACTCATCAGCGAGTAATGGGACAGCTACAGCTCGAAACCGACTTGCGTAAAGCGGTCCAAGTCTTGCAAAATTTACCCGCAACGAGCGATTGTCCATTTATTCTTTACTATCAACCCATTATCGATCTAAGAACGGGAGAAATTGGTGGATTTGAAGCCTTAATTCGCTGGAAACATCCGGATTTAGGAATGGTTTCACCTGCCCTATTTATTCCGATAGCTGAAGAAACTGGCTTAATTAATCCGATCGGTCAATGGGTTTTAGAAGAAGCTTGTCATTGTCTCCATTTTTGGGAGAAACACGAACATTATCCATTGACAATGTCAGTTAATTTATCGGGTTCTCAGCTATCGCGACCGAATTTATTAGCCAGTATCGATCGCATTTTAGATAAAGCTGGAGTACTGCCTCGGCATCTGAAACTAGAAATTACCGAAAGTACGATAATTAATCATGGGGAATTGGTGACCTCTACACTACAGCAATTAAAGGAGCGAGCGATCGCTTTGTGTATGGACGATTTTGGTACGGGTTATTCTTCCCTGAGTTACTTACACCGCTTTCCGTTTGATGTGCTGAAAGTTGATAAGTCATTTATTAGTAACATGGGAGAAGAAGACAAAAAATTGGATATTGTTCGCACCATTGTTAACCTGGCTCATCATTTGAAAATGGAAGCGGTTGCTGAAGGAGTGGAAACCGCCGAGCAACTGCAGATTTTATCGGAGCTAGGATGCGAGTGGGGACAAGGATACTATTTTTCTCGCCCTCTCGATCGCGATCGAGCATCCGAGCTTCTCCGACAGTATCCTTATCCCTGGATGGCATAG
- a CDS encoding Rpn family recombination-promoting nuclease/putative transposase: MDFINPKTDYAFKKIFGSAQSKNILISFLNALIYEGNRTITDLDIINPNLPPQIQGLKDTYLDVKAQLNDGTLVIIEMQVLNVDSFGKRVIFNAAKTYALQLQKGEGYRMLKPVIALTITDFKMFPEKKQLISRFVYREKSKGWKYPDNEIELVFVELPKFSKELQELETLTDKWIYFMKFARSLTSIPENLAEIPELHQAFDIANQAGLTPEELEDLERREMFIYDQQGAIAMGRREGLEQGLEQGLEQGLEQGRQAEKLDIARNLLDRLNDEAIAQVTGLSLEDLAALRQAIDRD, encoded by the coding sequence ATGGATTTTATTAACCCCAAAACCGACTATGCGTTTAAAAAGATATTTGGGTCAGCTCAAAGCAAAAATATTTTAATCAGTTTTCTCAATGCCCTGATTTATGAAGGCAATCGGACGATTACAGATTTAGACATCATTAATCCCAATTTACCCCCACAAATTCAAGGATTGAAGGATACCTATCTTGATGTTAAGGCACAACTCAATGATGGTACGTTAGTCATTATTGAGATGCAAGTGTTGAATGTTGACTCTTTTGGGAAACGAGTCATATTCAATGCGGCCAAAACTTATGCCCTGCAACTGCAAAAAGGAGAAGGCTATCGAATGCTCAAACCCGTAATTGCCTTAACGATTACGGATTTCAAGATGTTCCCTGAAAAAAAACAACTTATTTCTCGGTTTGTCTACCGAGAGAAATCTAAAGGCTGGAAATATCCAGATAATGAGATCGAACTTGTCTTTGTAGAACTGCCCAAGTTTTCTAAAGAATTACAGGAGCTAGAAACCTTAACGGATAAATGGATTTATTTTATGAAATTCGCGCGATCGCTCACCTCAATTCCAGAAAATCTGGCTGAAATTCCCGAACTCCATCAAGCGTTTGATATTGCCAATCAAGCGGGATTAACTCCAGAAGAATTAGAAGATTTAGAGCGTCGGGAAATGTTTATTTACGATCAACAAGGCGCGATCGCAATGGGACGCAGAGAAGGACTCGAACAAGGACTCGAACAGGGACTCGAACAGGGACTCGAACAGGGACGACAAGCTGAGAAACTCGATATTGCTCGAAATCTGTTAGATCGACTCAACGATGAAGCCATTGCCCAAGTGACGGGATTAAGTTTGGAGGATCTTGCTGCGTTACGTCAGGCGATCGATCGCGATTAA
- a CDS encoding glycosyltransferase, giving the protein MTAKIAIVLATYNPHPTYFQKQIQSLREQTWQNWICYVVDDRSSAESQAIITSTLGNDCRFCFFSHSENTGSYHNFERGLQLCAEDETIDAIATCDQDDIWIRDKLETQWQALESKSAILVHSDLELIDGQDKTRYPSAWEFERRSPQNLTPERLLLRNTITGCAMMFRSELLAKILPFPLHNGGDWCHDWWIALMASHQGAIAHLTVPLVRYRIHESNSVGVVRNAGTFSQELIAGLQKAEKLQGLSYITHRNLNRAVCDRENLNPNDLHHNPFSGESLNFGLPILCLGWQSWQGGYGSPGIAMRVFVHKCRHDLARLFEIKML; this is encoded by the coding sequence ATGACTGCAAAAATAGCTATTGTACTCGCCACTTATAATCCCCATCCTACTTATTTCCAGAAACAAATTCAGTCATTGCGAGAACAAACTTGGCAAAATTGGATATGTTATGTGGTTGACGATCGCTCTTCCGCAGAGTCGCAAGCCATAATAACATCAACTTTGGGAAACGATTGCCGATTTTGCTTCTTTTCTCATTCCGAAAATACAGGCTCTTACCATAACTTTGAACGCGGACTGCAGCTCTGTGCTGAAGATGAGACAATTGACGCGATCGCTACCTGCGATCAAGATGATATTTGGATTCGGGATAAGTTAGAAACTCAGTGGCAGGCATTAGAGTCAAAATCTGCCATCTTAGTCCATTCTGACTTAGAACTCATCGACGGGCAAGATAAAACCCGCTATCCCTCAGCCTGGGAGTTCGAGCGGCGATCTCCTCAGAATCTAACTCCAGAACGTTTGCTCCTGCGCAATACAATTACGGGATGCGCGATGATGTTTCGTTCCGAGCTACTGGCAAAAATTCTCCCGTTCCCGTTGCACAATGGGGGAGATTGGTGTCATGATTGGTGGATAGCTCTCATGGCTTCCCATCAAGGAGCGATCGCGCATCTGACGGTTCCCTTGGTGCGCTACCGCATCCATGAAAGTAATAGCGTTGGGGTGGTGCGCAATGCCGGAACTTTTTCGCAAGAACTGATAGCTGGATTGCAAAAAGCAGAAAAACTGCAAGGACTCAGTTACATTACCCATCGCAATCTCAATCGTGCCGTTTGCGATCGCGAAAACCTCAATCCCAACGATTTACACCACAACCCGTTTAGCGGTGAATCTCTAAATTTTGGCCTGCCGATTTTATGCCTGGGATGGCAAAGTTGGCAAGGGGGTTATGGTTCTCCGGGAATTGCCATGCGAGTATTTGTCCATAAGTGCCGCCACGATCTGGCGAGATTATTCGAGATAAAAATGCTATAA
- a CDS encoding c-type heme family protein, protein MLVTLISLIIIMAIGGWNLNQLQHDVLEQEAQNRTELVLHFTQASQDYVTESLRPSVEQLGEDMPLEAISGAFATRKIVELFNTQFPEYIYKPATINPTNLIDRANEFEETIIERFRKNKKLEKITGYTVIDDEERFYLASPVRVFSSCLRCHGNPDDAPRSIVQRYGRTNGFGWKVADIVGAITIYVPTADLRENFAATLNNLWGTFIILTLVVSTILYFWFGRLVGSRLEHISEVMSKTANNPNQKFRIRDRADDEIGIMARSFNHMSDSLYSLYTKLEDKVRDRTAKLTQAHDEIQVLNQQLKAENFRMSAELDILQKMQAMILPKPEELQGIKDLEIAGFMQPADEVGGDYYDALEIDGTVTIGIGDVTGHGLESGILSVMTQTAIRTLKESDRNDPIQLMEILNRTLYKNVQRMNADRDLTLSLLDYREGNLNIIGQHEEAIVVRATGDIERIDTIDLGIPIAFDEDISGFLDSISIYLEPGDGVVLYTDGITEAENTDEEPYGIERLCDAIGKHWQQNVDTIQQFVLDDFRRFIGNAVPIDDMTLVIVKRKLPA, encoded by the coding sequence ATGCTAGTGACTCTGATCTCCTTAATTATTATTATGGCGATCGGAGGCTGGAATCTCAATCAACTCCAACACGATGTTTTAGAGCAAGAAGCACAGAATCGCACGGAACTGGTGCTGCATTTTACGCAAGCAAGTCAAGATTATGTGACTGAGTCCCTGAGGCCTTCTGTGGAACAACTCGGTGAAGATATGCCTCTGGAAGCTATATCAGGTGCATTTGCAACTCGCAAAATTGTCGAATTGTTTAATACGCAATTTCCCGAGTATATTTATAAACCAGCAACTATTAATCCTACCAATCTAATTGACCGAGCAAATGAATTTGAGGAAACCATTATCGAACGATTTCGCAAAAATAAGAAACTGGAAAAAATTACGGGATATACAGTTATTGATGACGAAGAACGATTTTATTTAGCTAGTCCCGTTCGGGTTTTTTCCAGTTGTTTGCGCTGTCATGGAAATCCCGATGATGCTCCTCGATCTATCGTGCAACGCTATGGAAGAACCAATGGATTTGGTTGGAAAGTAGCTGATATTGTCGGAGCCATTACGATTTACGTGCCGACGGCAGATTTACGGGAGAACTTTGCTGCTACTCTGAACAACCTTTGGGGAACATTTATTATTCTCACTTTAGTAGTAAGCACTATTCTTTATTTCTGGTTTGGCCGGTTAGTTGGTTCTCGCTTAGAACATATTTCAGAAGTGATGAGTAAAACCGCGAACAATCCCAATCAAAAATTTAGGATTCGCGACCGCGCAGATGATGAAATTGGCATTATGGCGCGATCGTTTAACCACATGTCCGACTCTCTCTACAGCTTGTATACCAAACTCGAAGATAAAGTCCGCGATCGCACGGCGAAGCTAACCCAAGCTCATGACGAAATTCAAGTCCTCAATCAACAACTGAAAGCGGAAAACTTTCGCATGAGTGCAGAATTGGATATTCTGCAAAAGATGCAAGCAATGATTTTGCCAAAGCCGGAAGAGTTGCAGGGTATTAAAGACTTGGAAATCGCTGGTTTTATGCAGCCTGCAGATGAAGTAGGTGGCGATTATTATGATGCTCTAGAAATCGATGGAACGGTGACAATTGGCATTGGTGACGTTACCGGACATGGCTTGGAAAGTGGTATTTTAAGCGTGATGACGCAAACCGCTATCCGCACGCTTAAAGAAAGCGATCGCAACGATCCGATTCAATTAATGGAAATTCTAAATCGGACGTTGTATAAGAACGTACAGCGGATGAATGCCGATCGTGACTTGACGTTATCGTTATTAGATTACCGCGAAGGCAACTTGAACATTATCGGACAGCACGAAGAAGCGATCGTGGTTCGCGCTACTGGAGATATCGAACGTATCGATACCATCGATTTAGGGATTCCGATTGCCTTTGATGAAGATATTTCTGGATTTCTCGACTCCATCTCGATCTATCTCGAACCCGGAGATGGCGTCGTGTTATACACCGATGGCATTACTGAAGCGGAAAATACGGATGAAGAACCTTATGGAATCGAACGATTGTGTGATGCGATCGGCAAACATTGGCAGCAAAACGTCGATACAATTCAGCAGTTCGTCTTGGATGATTTTCGTCGATTTATTGGCAATGCCGTACCTATTGATGATATGACTTTAGTCATTGTTAAACGGAAACTACCGGCATAA
- the phnD gene encoding phosphate/phosphite/phosphonate ABC transporter substrate-binding protein, with amino-acid sequence MAIQPVGYDFVKKKSLLSLFLVLATAALPLLGCSESKSNDSAEVTSEITRSESEGACAPEIEQMTFGILAAESEGTLEEQWKPFLAKMGEAIDRQVLPFYADYSGLIAAMGDGEIQIAWYGGKAYIEAADSSQAEAFAQTVSHEGYLGYYSHLIMHKDHPLLPEIDLENGDGDRIVLEAADGLDFAFNDRKSTSGFLVPIYYLFIQNNLEPSNTFKSVEFSGSHEDTALAVADRDIDVATNNSEALERLKVSHPQAYEQLQVIWTSPIIPGDPIAYRQDLPDCLKEEIQEFFYTFTDRDILEPLVWSGFDPASDRTWNTIRELEIAKEIESVKQDDSLNESDKSATLEILQQRLRQLQ; translated from the coding sequence ATCGCAATTCAACCTGTTGGATATGATTTCGTTAAAAAAAAATCCCTGCTTTCCCTATTCCTAGTGCTGGCGACCGCCGCACTGCCATTGCTCGGTTGTAGCGAGTCAAAATCAAATGATAGTGCGGAAGTGACTTCGGAAATAACCCGCAGCGAATCCGAGGGTGCTTGCGCTCCGGAGATCGAGCAAATGACTTTTGGGATTTTAGCGGCGGAGTCGGAAGGAACCTTAGAAGAACAGTGGAAGCCATTTTTAGCCAAAATGGGTGAAGCGATCGACCGGCAAGTTCTGCCGTTTTATGCCGATTATAGCGGGTTAATTGCAGCGATGGGGGATGGAGAGATTCAGATTGCTTGGTATGGCGGAAAAGCTTATATCGAGGCGGCGGATAGCTCTCAGGCAGAAGCCTTTGCCCAAACCGTTAGCCATGAAGGATATTTAGGGTATTATTCTCACCTGATTATGCACAAAGATCATCCCTTATTGCCCGAGATAGACTTAGAGAATGGAGATGGCGATCGCATTGTACTTGAAGCAGCAGATGGCTTGGATTTTGCCTTTAACGATCGCAAGTCAACCTCTGGATTTTTAGTGCCCATATACTATCTGTTTATTCAGAATAACTTAGAACCGAGCAATACATTTAAGTCAGTCGAATTTTCCGGTTCTCATGAAGATACAGCTCTCGCAGTGGCCGATCGAGATATTGATGTGGCCACCAATAATAGCGAAGCTTTAGAGAGATTGAAAGTATCCCATCCGCAAGCCTACGAACAACTGCAAGTAATCTGGACTTCTCCGATTATTCCTGGCGATCCGATTGCTTATCGTCAAGACTTACCCGATTGTCTGAAAGAAGAGATTCAAGAATTTTTCTATACCTTCACCGACCGCGATATCTTGGAACCTTTAGTCTGGTCTGGATTCGATCCGGCGAGCGATCGCACTTGGAATACCATACGCGAGTTAGAGATTGCCAAGGAAATTGAAAGTGTAAAACAAGACGATAGCCTCAATGAATCCGACAAAAGCGCTACACTAGAAATACTGCAACAACGACTCAGACAACTGCAATAA
- a CDS encoding DUF938 domain-containing protein has translation MTSDLRQHAPATQRNREPILAVLQRVLPPTGTVLEIASGTGEHALYFAPRLQPRSWLPSEFNPQLRESIQAWQTDSPCEFLSPPLALDAAHPPWDLGDRASQITAIVCINMIHISPWEVCLGLMAGAEGLLSSGGILYLYGPYQRNGRHTAPSNEAFDRSLRSSNPLWGVRHLEEVIALARSHNLQHTETVQMPANNLSVIFKRI, from the coding sequence ATGACTTCCGATCTGCGACAGCATGCCCCCGCAACTCAACGGAACCGAGAGCCAATTTTGGCAGTTCTACAACGAGTTTTACCCCCTACGGGAACCGTTCTAGAAATTGCCAGTGGCACGGGCGAACATGCGCTCTATTTTGCCCCTCGCTTGCAACCGCGCTCTTGGTTGCCCTCTGAATTTAATCCCCAGTTACGAGAGAGCATTCAGGCCTGGCAAACTGATTCTCCGTGCGAGTTTCTCTCTCCTCCTCTTGCCTTAGATGCTGCCCATCCTCCCTGGGATTTAGGAGACCGGGCATCGCAGATAACTGCTATCGTCTGCATCAACATGATTCATATTTCTCCTTGGGAGGTTTGCTTGGGATTGATGGCAGGAGCAGAAGGATTATTGTCTTCTGGAGGAATCTTATATCTCTACGGTCCTTATCAGCGCAATGGCCGGCATACAGCTCCCAGTAATGAAGCCTTCGATCGCTCGCTGCGGTCGTCCAATCCGCTTTGGGGTGTCCGTCATTTAGAAGAAGTCATTGCCCTAGCGCGATCGCATAATCTTCAACATACAGAGACCGTGCAAATGCCAGCCAATAATCTTTCGGTTATTTTCAAGCGTATCTAA
- a CDS encoding PAS domain-containing protein — translation MMTSTNGTLMDFHQRYLLALQDSLVNPDTVRPDGGEESQTSNIIISEIVRDARLGMLARTWGISIAELLDIHYQTCEELVCSDRAAENHQFLRSVLSDYEQFSREYSQPTPAENFRHLVENIDEVFWLIQVDKGRMIYVSPSYEVVWGRSCQSLYDNPQSWLNAIHPKECDRIQATLPAQNHGNWEQEYRILHSSGLVRWIRTQCFPVRHSCGEIYRIAAISEDITQRKQADMALDRSLSLLQATLESTADGILVLDQEGAILNFNQQYQQLWHIPSSVLSLRDSRLAIAFILDLIRYPEEFLNIIAQEYQYPDRLHHYAIELKDTRVLKLVSRPYKLNGAIRGRVQCFSDITAEHHNAKLLESLNESLQVTVTEQNAQLQQILHQLQPSIQESANYS, via the coding sequence ATGATGACTTCAACAAATGGGACATTAATGGATTTTCATCAGCGCTATCTCCTCGCTCTTCAAGACTCTCTCGTGAACCCAGATACTGTCAGACCCGATGGCGGCGAAGAGAGCCAAACCAGCAACATTATCATTTCTGAGATTGTTCGGGACGCTCGACTTGGAATGTTGGCTCGTACTTGGGGAATTAGTATCGCCGAACTACTCGATATCCATTACCAGACTTGCGAGGAACTGGTTTGCAGCGATCGCGCTGCTGAAAACCATCAATTTTTACGTTCGGTTCTGTCAGACTACGAGCAATTTTCTCGGGAATATTCTCAACCAACACCAGCCGAAAATTTTCGGCATTTAGTTGAAAATATTGATGAAGTTTTTTGGTTGATTCAAGTCGATAAGGGGCGGATGATTTATGTGAGTCCTTCCTATGAAGTGGTGTGGGGAAGATCGTGTCAAAGCTTATACGACAATCCTCAATCTTGGTTAAACGCCATTCATCCAAAAGAATGCGATCGCATTCAAGCAACTCTACCCGCTCAAAATCACGGTAACTGGGAACAAGAGTACCGTATTTTACACTCTAGCGGTTTAGTCCGTTGGATTCGCACCCAATGTTTCCCCGTTCGCCACTCCTGCGGTGAAATTTATCGCATCGCTGCCATTTCTGAAGATATTACCCAACGCAAACAAGCAGATATGGCTCTCGATCGATCGCTGTCTTTGCTGCAAGCTACCTTAGAATCGACTGCTGATGGTATCTTGGTTTTAGACCAAGAAGGTGCGATTTTAAACTTCAATCAGCAATATCAGCAACTTTGGCACATTCCCTCATCTGTCTTATCCCTTCGAGATTCCCGTTTAGCGATCGCCTTCATCCTCGATCTGATTCGATACCCTGAAGAGTTTCTCAATATTATTGCGCAAGAATATCAATATCCCGATCGCTTGCATCACTATGCGATCGAACTAAAAGATACTCGAGTACTTAAACTTGTTTCTCGCCCCTATAAACTCAATGGAGCGATCCGAGGGAGAGTACAATGTTTTAGCGATATTACTGCCGAACACCACAATGCAAAATTGCTCGAATCTCTGAATGAATCCTTACAAGTTACGGTTACCGAGCAAAATGCCCAACTCCAACAGATTCTACACCAGCTTCAGCCATCGATTCAAGAATCTGCAAATTACTCATGA
- a CDS encoding DUF4007 family protein: protein MSFARHETFHPRFGWLKKGFDRAVNNEKVFLADDATIQLGVGKNMVRSIRYWCNAFKILANDKPTTFGQQLLGEEGWDTYLEDPASLWLLHWNLLKYPCSATAWEAVFNTFRTIEFTQENLFNHLIEYRDIHGSKIADSSLRKDVGCLLRMYVQQPARALKGEDSLDCPFAELGLIHSMGESKYYTFRIGYKPSLPEEIVVYSCLDYVTQKQSSARTIPLANLLYDMGSPGLIFKINESEICRAIEIISRKFDTIQVTDLAGKLQLIFDDNPETIGNKILKIYYDFRQGGKA, encoded by the coding sequence ATGAGCTTCGCTCGCCATGAAACCTTTCATCCTCGTTTTGGTTGGCTGAAGAAAGGATTCGATCGTGCTGTAAACAATGAAAAAGTTTTCCTCGCAGATGATGCTACGATTCAACTGGGTGTGGGGAAAAATATGGTACGCTCAATTCGGTATTGGTGCAATGCTTTTAAAATTTTAGCAAACGATAAGCCCACAACTTTTGGGCAACAGCTTTTGGGAGAAGAGGGTTGGGATACCTATCTAGAAGACCCAGCCTCTTTGTGGTTATTGCATTGGAATCTACTAAAATATCCGTGTTCTGCAACCGCCTGGGAAGCAGTTTTTAACACATTTAGAACGATCGAGTTTACCCAAGAAAACTTATTCAATCACTTGATCGAATATCGAGACATACATGGATCTAAAATAGCAGATTCTTCCTTGCGTAAAGATGTCGGTTGTCTATTAAGGATGTATGTACAACAGCCAGCTAGAGCTTTGAAAGGGGAAGATTCTCTTGATTGTCCGTTCGCAGAATTAGGATTGATTCATAGCATGGGAGAATCTAAGTATTATACATTCCGGATTGGATATAAACCGAGTTTGCCAGAGGAGATCGTTGTTTATTCTTGTCTGGATTATGTGACTCAGAAACAATCATCTGCTCGTACAATCCCTCTAGCTAACTTACTCTATGATATGGGCAGCCCAGGTTTGATTTTTAAGATAAATGAAAGTGAGATATGTCGAGCCATTGAAATCATTAGCCGTAAGTTTGATACGATTCAAGTTACAGATTTAGCAGGTAAGTTGCAATTAATATTTGATGACAATCCGGAGACTATAGGAAATAAAATTCTCAAGATCTATTATGATTTTCGGCAAGGGGGAAAAGCATGA